A single region of the Armigeres subalbatus isolate Guangzhou_Male unplaced genomic scaffold, GZ_Asu_2 Contig2073, whole genome shotgun sequence genome encodes:
- the LOC134203728 gene encoding uncharacterized protein LOC134203728: protein MMLSRTPPRRNPENPEDVKLLIQKRGQVKAKVTRIFNFLVTAENEDRRLSLPLLRVHSKSLQVIYQEYNDIHDAIVAVVEEENVTSQEEKYIEFKTLYNETLIKIETMIEAFEKETRATLPVPMPATSASVNQSSNQPVIIQAQSFRTPLPTFDGRYESWPRFKSMFQDIMQRSNDSDAVKLYHLENSLKCDAEGVIDLETIQNNNYARAWDILEERFGNQRLIIESHILALLNMKKVSRKSSKDLRNLIDECTRHVDNLQKLNQRLTGVSQLFVVTLLTRALDDQTHELWEASINQTELPEYEQMVEFLKQRCVILERCEPTILATKTSNFEASNFKSGPSRSSHAATATSEYACDFCSGKHQNFKCPTFQKMTVEQRQDKLKEIHLCFNCLRKGHRSATCPSDKSCGKCSKKRATRQAGSKN from the coding sequence ATGATGTTGTCCCGTACTCCACCCCGTAGAAAcccggaaaatccggaagatGTGAAACTGTTAATCCAGAAACGTGGTCAAGTGAAAGCAAAGGTCACGcgaattttcaatttcttgGTCACAGCAGAAAATGAAGACAGAAGGCTGTCACTTCCTCTTCTGCGGGTTCATTCCAAGAGCCTGCAGGTGATTTATCAAGAATATAACGATATCCATGATGCCATTGTTGCCGTCGTTGAAGAAGAAAATGTTACTAGTCAGGAAGAGAAGTACATTGAATTTAAAACTCTTTACAACGAAACCCTTATCAAAATAGAAACGATGATCGAAGCATTCGAGAAAGAAACCCGAGCAACATTGCCCGTACCTATGCCTGCGACTTCAGCTTCAGTAAATCAATCCTCAAATCAACCTGTTATCATTCAAGCTCAATCGTTCCGTACTCCCTTGCCAACCTTTGATGGTCGTTACGAATCATGGCCACGCTTCAAGTCAATGTTTCAAGACATAATGCAACGATCAAACGATTCTGATGCAGTCAAGTTGTATCATTTGGAGAATTCATTGAAGTGTGATGCAGAAGGTGTAATTGATTTAGAAacaattcaaaacaataattacGCTCGAGCTTGGGACATTTTGGAAGAACGTTTTGGAAACCAAAGGCTGATAATTGAATCACATATTCTTGCTCTACTGAATATGAAGAAGGTTTCAAGAAAGTCGTCGAAAGATCTCCGAAATCTCATCGATGAATGCACCCGTCATGTGGACAATCTTCAAAAACTAAATCAACGTTTGACAGGAGTATCTCAACTGTTTGTGGTGACTCTACTAACACGTGCCTTGGACGACCAAACCCACGAACTTTGGGAAGCATCTATCAACCAAACCGAACTTCCAGAATATGAGCAGATGGTCGAATTCCTGAAGCAGCGGTGCGTGATTTTGGAACGTTGCGAACCCACGATTCTTGCTACAAAGACGTCAAATTTCGAAGCTTCGAACTTCAAATCTGGACCTTCTAGATCGTCACATGCTGCGACAGCAACATCCGAATATGCGTGCGATTTTTGTTCCGGTAAACATCAGAATTTCAAATGTCCGACATTCCAGAAGATGACTGTAGAGCAGCGTCAAGATAAGCTGAAGGAGATACATCTTTGCTTCAACTGTTTAAGAAAGGGCCATCGTAGTGCAACATGTCCTAGTGACAAATCATGTGGAAAGTGTTCCAAGAAGCGAGCGACGCGACAAGCCGGAAGTAAGAACTAA